TCGCCAACCTGCTTGCGATCCATTTCGCTCCATCGGCGATCGCCTGTTGCACAGAAATTTGTTGCTCGGACTTTTGCACCGGACTGCAACAGCTCGGTGAACGGCTTGAAACACAATGGCTAACAGACCGCTAGCGAGCGATCGCGGCCGACGATCGAATTAGGGAGTCGCGAGCTGTTGGGCGATCGCCTTCGGGCCTAGGAAGAACGTTTGTCTTCGTCGAGCACCAACGAGGGAAACTCGCGAAAACTGCTGCTATGGCGGTGATGGCGCGGCGCTTTCTGAATCTCTTCCTTGATTTGGTCGAGGTCGATGTAGCGATCGGAGACGTTGATCAAACTGTCGCTGGTCATCGAGCGCAAGCTGACCACCTCTACTCTTGCGCCACGATAGCTGATGGCATCTACGGCGTAGGCTAGGTCGCCATCACCGCTAACCAACACTGCCGTATCGTAAGAGCCGGTCAGTGCCATCATATCAACAGCAATCTCAACGTCAAGATTTGCTTTCTTCGAGCCATCTGGAAGTTGAACGAGGTCTTTGGCAATCACGCGATAGCCGTTCCGCCTCATCCAAAGCAAAAATCCTTGTTGTTTTTCATTGGTTGTATCCACCCCCGTGTAGAAAAACGAGCGCAGTAGCCTCGACCCGGCGGTTAATCGGAACAGGAGTTTGGTGTAGTCGATTTCGATGCCGAGTTGCAAGGCAGCATAGAACAAGTTGGAGCCATCAATAAAAATGGCTACGCGTCCCCGGTTATCTAAAGTTTGTTCCGGTGTGAACAAGGGGTCGCGGTCTAAGCGATCGATCATGGTTTTATTGTTCTTGTTTTGTTAAAAAGCAAAAAAAATGAAGCAAGGCTAACTTGAAGCGATCGTAAACGGAGCGAAGAAATAGGGGACGGCAGACATTGTGGGGATTATGCAAGAAAGTACCCGCTCGATTCTAAAATGCACCATTCTTAAAGTGCTCTTAAAGTGCGCCATCGGTCGGGAGCTCCAAACGAGCGAAAAGCGGCTTTGCCTCTCCTAGAAGTTGGTCTGGTGCCAGGGTTCCCCAGCGCGCGTGTTCGACGTACAGCCCCGGCTGCGCGATCGCGGTCTTGTCGTTGAAATCGAGCACAATTCCCAGCTGGCGGTAGATTTCGGTACTCAGATTGGGAATGACCGGCGACAACAAATACGCACTCAATCTTACCGATTCCAACACGGCATACAACACTTGTTCGACGGCGGCTTGTTCGCCGCGCTTATAAAGGCTCCACGGCGCGCGATCGTCAAGATATTTGTTACTGGCACGCACGAGGGCGAGAACTTCTTGACAAGCGCGGTTAAACATCAGTGCGCGATAAGCATCTTCGACGCGCTCTGCCAAGCTACTGCCGAGCTGCTTGAGCGCGTCGGCAGAAGAAATATCGACCGCGGCGATCGGTGGTGTTTTGCCGCCGCAGTACTTTCCAGCCATCTTCAACGTGCGATTGAGTAAGTTGCCCAGGTCGTTTGCCAGCTCGGCGTTGAGCAGGTTCACAAAGCGCGTTTCATTGAAGTCGCCATCTTGTCCGAGTTCGACCTCGCGGAGAAAGTAATAGCGCACAGCATCGGCTCCATACTTATCGACCATTGCTAGGGGATCGAGCGTGTTGCCGAGACTTTTGCCCATCTTCAGCCCGTCCTTGGTCAGAAATCCGTGCCCGAACACCCGCTGCGGTAGGTCCAGTCCTGCTGCCATTAGCATGGCCGGCCAGTAAACGGCGTGAAAACGCAGGATGTCTTTGCCGATAAGGTGTAAATCTACCGGCCACCATCGCGCGAGGGCGTTTTCCAAGGTTGGTTCGTCTGCAGGATCGAGCAGTGCCGTGACGTACCCGAGCAGCGCGTCGAACCAGACATAGATCGTATGCTCGGGGTCGGTCGGCACTGGAATGCCCCAATCGAGGTTGACCCGGGAGATCGAGAAGTCATTGAGCCCGCGCTCGACGAAGCTCAAGACCTCATTGCGCCGTGCCGGCGGCTGGATAAAGTCCGGGCGATCGCGGTATAGGGCTTCAAGCTGGGACTGATATTTGGACAAGCGAAAGAAATAGTTTTGCTCGTCGCGCCACTCTACAGACTTGTTGGTATGTATCGAGCAATATTTACCGTCTAGTAGCTCGCGTTCTTCCTTGAATTCCTCGCAAGCAACGCAGTACCAGCCTTGCTTGCGCGCGAGGTAAATGTCGCCGTTATCCCAAACGCTCTGAAAGAACTCGCGCACGATCGCGGCATGGCGCGGCGCGGTAGTGCGACTGAAGCGATCGTACTGAATATCAAGGCGCTTCCAGAGGCTCGCGAAACTGGCCGCCACGCGATCGCATTGTTGCTGGGGCACGAGGCCGCGCTCTTGTGCCGTGCGCTGGATCTTTTGACCGTGCTCGTCGGTTCCCGTAATCAGCAACACTGGACGACCCTGCAACCGAGCAAATCGTGCCACGGTATCGGCAATGAGGGTCGTATAAGCGCTACCGATGTGCGGCGCGGCGTTCACATAGTAGAGCGGCGTGGTAATGGAAAATCGGGAAAGCTGCGGCATTAAAAGTCGTTCGAGATCGGTCGAGAGAGTTGGCTGCAAACGGATGCCGTTCCTGACGCTCTGGCCAAAAACGCGCGGCCGAGGTTCTTGCCGCCCCGGAGCAATCAGGGGGGCAAACTAGCGCCATCCGTTGCAATATCGTGACCTATTTCCTTGACAAGCAGGAGGAATAGGTATCTATTACTACATTCTAATGCGCGAGTTTATCGCAGGCAGAGTTGCCATTGGGGGAGCCGCAACGAATACTCTGAAGGTCGCTCACGGAGCAGGTTACCGAGTCCAGAAGCACTTGGGTCGGCTTTGCTAAGATCGAAAAAGTTTTTTAAGAAAAGTTAACCTAATAGTAAGAATTCTGGTTCTCGGTTCATGCAACTTGGCAGGCACCTCGGTAGCCCAT
The sequence above is drawn from the Rubidibacter lacunae KORDI 51-2 genome and encodes:
- a CDS encoding LabA-like NYN domain-containing protein translates to MIDRLDRDPLFTPEQTLDNRGRVAIFIDGSNLFYAALQLGIEIDYTKLLFRLTAGSRLLRSFFYTGVDTTNEKQQGFLLWMRRNGYRVIAKDLVQLPDGSKKANLDVEIAVDMMALTGSYDTAVLVSGDGDLAYAVDAISYRGARVEVVSLRSMTSDSLINVSDRYIDLDQIKEEIQKAPRHHRHSSSFREFPSLVLDEDKRSS
- the metG gene encoding methionine--tRNA ligase, which translates into the protein MPQLSRFSITTPLYYVNAAPHIGSAYTTLIADTVARFARLQGRPVLLITGTDEHGQKIQRTAQERGLVPQQQCDRVAASFASLWKRLDIQYDRFSRTTAPRHAAIVREFFQSVWDNGDIYLARKQGWYCVACEEFKEERELLDGKYCSIHTNKSVEWRDEQNYFFRLSKYQSQLEALYRDRPDFIQPPARRNEVLSFVERGLNDFSISRVNLDWGIPVPTDPEHTIYVWFDALLGYVTALLDPADEPTLENALARWWPVDLHLIGKDILRFHAVYWPAMLMAAGLDLPQRVFGHGFLTKDGLKMGKSLGNTLDPLAMVDKYGADAVRYYFLREVELGQDGDFNETRFVNLLNAELANDLGNLLNRTLKMAGKYCGGKTPPIAAVDISSADALKQLGSSLAERVEDAYRALMFNRACQEVLALVRASNKYLDDRAPWSLYKRGEQAAVEQVLYAVLESVRLSAYLLSPVIPNLSTEIYRQLGIVLDFNDKTAIAQPGLYVEHARWGTLAPDQLLGEAKPLFARLELPTDGAL